The Solicola gregarius DNA window ACCGCGAGGCCCTGTGCCTCGGAACGTCGTACGTGGCTGTGTGGGGCAACCTCGACGGCTCGGCGCTCATCTCGGCTGAGTCGGCGAAGCAGGTGACGGTCCTGCTCGACCCCGGGACTCGTCGTGTCGTCGCCGCGGTGAAGCGCTGGAACACCGATTCGACCACCGAGGCCACGCTCTGGGAACCGCACCAGGTGACCCGACTACGCGCCAACACCCGCGGAGCCACTACCGGCGGCCTGCGCGTCGTGGACACGCCACTGCCGAACCCGCTCGGCGTGGTACCGGTCGTGCCGTTCGTGAACGCCACACGGATGCTCGACGACGACGGCCGCTCGGAGATGGCCGACGTCCTGTCGCTGACCGATGCCGTTGTGAAACTGACGAGCGATCTCCTCGTGAGCTCCGAGTACACCGCTCGACCTAGGCGTTTCGCGACCGGAATTGAGCTTGAATCCGACGAGGAGACCGGCGAGGCCGTCAACCCCATCCCGGAGGGCGATCGGGCGATGGTCTCGGAGAATCACGAGGCCAAGTTCGGGCAGCTTCCAGGATCCGACCTCGTGGGATACGAGAACGCGATCGGCGTCATCATGCGCCAGATCAGTGCCGTGTCCGGCCTTCCCGAGCACATGCTCGGAATCGGTGGCGACAACCCGACCTCTGCCGATTCCATCCGCGCATCCGAGGCCGCACTCACCGCACGCGCCGAGGCCCGCCAGCAGGCGTTCGGGCGTAGCTGGGAGGAAGTCATGCGGCTGGCCG harbors:
- a CDS encoding phage portal protein, which encodes MTDKLLDTLIKKLDAPQSTYAGLDAYYDGCQPLSFLSPEARTALGDRLHRVSVNVPRLLVEAVAERLRVVGFDGADVWPAWLANDMDQRAAVVHREALCLGTSYVAVWGNLDGSALISAESAKQVTVLLDPGTRRVVAAVKRWNTDSTTEATLWEPHQVTRLRANTRGATTGGLRVVDTPLPNPLGVVPVVPFVNATRMLDDDGRSEMADVLSLTDAVVKLTSDLLVSSEYTARPRRFATGIELESDEETGEAVNPIPEGDRAMVSENHEAKFGQLPGSDLVGYENAIGVIMRQISAVSGLPEHMLGIGGDNPTSADSIRASEAALTARAEARQQAFGRSWEEVMRLAAAVAGKVAPGSVDVRVRWADAATRSVAQEADAAVKLVQAGVLPASYALRKLGYSEDEITEIRQARRVESVDALGVDLGQVVTS